The window GCTTCAGGGCCTTGAAACCCTGTCGTTGAGGGTGCAAAGGCACTGCGATAATGCTCAAAAGGTGGCTGAATACCTCAGTAAAAGCCCTTATGTAACCTGGGTGAATTATCCGGGCTTGCCTGACAATAAGTACCACAGGCTGGCTAAAAAATATCTTCCAAAGGGATGTGGCTCTATACTCACTTTTGGAATCAAAGGTGGATTGGAAGCTGGCAAGAGGTTTATCGAGAACGTTAAGCTGTTCTCTCATTTAGCCAATGTAGGAGATGCAAAATCCCTTGTTATACACCCGGCCAGCACTACTCACCAACAGCTAACAGAAGAAGAACAGCTGTCATCGGGTGTAACGGCAGACATGGTAAGGCTGTCTATCGGAATAGAAGATGTGGAAGATATAATCGAAGATCTGGATCAGGCTTTAAAGGCGTCTCAGGGGTGATGCCGGTGATTGTTGAAAAAAAGTATCTTCACCTATCAAAAGATGAGGTTACATTTACAACGGAGAGCGGTTATACATTTGATGAACTTACTATAGCATATGAGGTTTACGGCGAGCCCGATATATATAAAAACAACGTTGTGCTGGTTTTACACGCACTGTCAGGCGACAGCCATGCTGCTGGAAAGTACAGAGAAGACGATAAAAAAGCCGGTTGGTGGGATGGCCTTATAGGGCCGGGAAAGTACATTGACACAAATGAGTATTGCGTCATATGCTCCAATGTCCTGGGTGGTTGCCAGGGCACTACTGGACCTTCATCGATCAATCCCAGGACGGGTAAGCCCTATGCCGCAGATTTCCCGAAAATAAACATAAGGGATATGGTGAGGGTTCAAAAGATATTGCTGGATAAGTTGGGGATATCCCATTTGAGAGCAGTTATAGGTGGCTCCATGGGTGGAATGCAGGCGTTAGAGTGGGCTGTCACATATCCAACTATGATGGATAAGACCATAGTTATAGCAGCGACGCCTGCGCTGTCGCCTTTCAACATAGCTTTTAATTATCTTGGGTTATCAGCGATACTAAATGACCCCAACTGGAATGGCGGTTATTATTATGAGAGCGGGCTTAAACCTGACAAGGGTCTTTCATTGGCTAGAATGATAGGCATGATAACGTATAAAAGCGATGAACTCTTTGATGTAAGGTTTGGCAGAGAAAAAGACCCCAGCGGTATGTTTCAGTGCGAAAGGTATATGGAACACCACGGTCAGTCATTTCTCCAGCGCTTTGATGCCAACACATATGTCTACATCTTAAGGGCCATGAATGAACACGACATATCCAAACCATATGGGTCCATGAAACGAGCTTTGCAGAGGATTGATTCCGATGTCCTGGTTATTGGTATAGATACGGATATAATATATCCGCCTAAATATTTGAAGGAGTTCGTGAGCAACCTCAATAAGGTAGGCGGCTGTGCTGTGTACAAGGAGCTTTCGTCAATTCAAGGGCATGATTCCTTTTTGGTTGATATAGACCTTCTGGGTCCTATTGTGAAGTCCTTCATACAACAGGAACAGACAAATAGGGAAGCAAAGATTGTGGAGCTATGAGCATAAGCTCCTCTTTTTTTACCTTTTACGCACATTACTTCACATTATAAAAATTATCAGTAAAATTACTTTTTTGAGAAAAAAGTGATATAATATTATTGTAAAACAAAAATTGGAGGTGGGGAAAATGAAAATTGAAAAAATCAGCGACAACAAACTAAGGATCTTGATCACCGCCTCAGATTTAAGGGAACGAGATTTAGAAGTAGAAGACCTTTATCGCGACGACTCAAAAGCCCATTCCCTTTTCTGGGATATAATTTATCAGGCATACCTGGAAGAAAGCTTTGATGTAGATGATTCCAGACTGATAATAGAAGTGGCTCCGATTTCTTCTGACAGCTTTGTGATTATAGTTACAAGAATACCAAACAATATAATATCCAAAAAAATCGTGGGAGAAAGCGCAACATTAAAAAATGTTTACTCCTTTGACACCCTAGAAGATTTGGTATTTTTATCTCATAGAATACTAGGACTATTCCGGGGGAATAGCACCCTTTATAAATATAAAGAAAAATACGTACTTGTTATGTTCGGGTATGTCACTAAAAGGGTACAGGCGATTATATCTGAGTACGGTCATAAAGAAAATACTTCAGAGGCTCTGCTGTGCGAACATGGAAACAAGATAATTGATAAAAAAGCCATAGAAACCTTGTGCCAATATTTTTAAATAGCCCATTGACTAATGGTAAAAAATGAAATAATATATAAGTATAAAGGGAGAAGGGGGTATGTAAATGAAAAGGGTAAATGTGGATCTCCACTCTATCGACAGAGTAAAAGAATTCGTTGAAATTACCAGCAAATATCCTTTTGAATTGGATCTGATATCAGGCAGGTATGTGGTAGATGCAAAGTCCATAATGGGTATTTTTAGCTTAAACTTAAGCAAACCTATTGAGTTGGTAATTCACAGCGATGATGAGGCAGAAGTAGCAAAATTTATGGAAGAAATTAAAGAATACGTAGTCAAGTAAATCTATCAGAGAACATATCAGAAAATCTCTGAGCACATAAGAGGAGGGACTATTCGTTCCCTCCTTTGCTGTTTTCATCGCTCTCTTTAGTGCTGTTCGTGTTTTCCAGCTGTTCCATCCTGCTATCTATGTATTCATAAAATACCGATCTACAGTAGACGTTTATAATAAGGCCTATAAAGCTTAGGCTTATAAAAAACAGGGGCAAATATGCCAGAAATACGCTTAAAATCACAATCGCTATACACAGAAGCAAAATACCTATAGTATGCGGAAGCTTTATTATCGTAAATATAAATGCGTTTTTATAGACATCTCTTATCCTCAATTGATAAGTGACTAACAGAGGAAATATGTATATATTCATCAGTATAAACACAAAGCTTATCGTCAAAATCAGATATCTGGCCAATACGCTTATTACTGCCAGTTTTACTGTGGAATAAAATCTAAAATTGATATACAATACAATGGCAGCTACAGCGTTGATGATGGATACGATAAAACTGTCTTTTAAATTTTTTAACGCGCCATCTTTAAAATCGCTCCACACCCAGACAGGTCTTCCTAAAGAATAATTCCTCAAAACATAATTAAAACCTGCCAATGCCGGTCCAATGGTTATGACGGGTACACTAAAAACTACCAGCAAAATGTTCAATTGCACGAGCTTCCAGAAGTGCGTCTTTAATACATCAAAAAAACGAGCAATTCCTCCCTTTGGTATATCTTCTTCTTTTAAATCAGGTTTGTGCTCGTTTCCATAATACCACCTATTAAAAAATCCGCCAAGCATTTTTGCCTCCTTGAGATATTATTGACTTAAATTATAACATATAATGGTATTTAATACAATAGATTCTTCAATCGATGGATTTCGAATATTTTATTATTGTTGATCCATTGTAAGCGGGTATAATGATGTCATCGCTTTTTTCGATTTTGACATTTATTTTAAGCGACGCCAGATAATCATACAAGCCATTGGTTACGCGGGCAAAAGAATACAATTGATCTGGATCACCTATGGCCTTTATAACATAATCGTAATCACCAATACTGTTTATAGGTACTTTATTTACAAGCATGTTGGGCCCTGCCTGATAAATTCCTGTAGTAGCTACGATCCGCTGGTTATTTATAGAAATGGCTTTGGCGCCTGCGTACTTTATAATATTTAAATACTCCAGTAAATTATCAGCACTGATCTGTGCTTCGGCGTTTTTATCCGATATATAGATTATAATGCCTTTTCCCCTTACCTCTGTCATTCCTGCCAGCTCTTTTGCTCTTTTATATTCCTGTTCCAAACCGTTATCTACAATTTTGTTGTTTTTTAAACTCTCTATTTCACTTCTTAGTTGATTAATCTCGGCTTCATAGGATTTATATAAGTTTTTTTCTCTGTTCAGTACATTTTCCATCAGCTGCTGTCTGTTATTATTTATATTTTCGCTTTTCGTATGGGTGTATGCCATAAGGCCTTTTGTGTATAGTCCTGACAAAAAAGCTATAGATATTATCATCAAGTACAACACCGTGCTCATGAATTTATTTTTCATTCAGTACACCTCAGGCATTCGCCGAGTATTTGGGTATCTGGATATTTTCATTTTTTTGATAGCTAAAGTCCAATCCATATTGTTCCTTAAGACTTTCCAGATATGGGAATATATCAAGATTTAAAGATGATAACATGACGTCGGCGTTTCCGATGGCTTTGATGATATAAGGTGGTACCAGGTCCACTTTATTCACTGAAACCGTAGGCCCCATACATATTATCTCTGATGTAGCGATAATCCTCTGACCATTTATAGATATAGCTTCAGCACCAGCTGTCTTTAATACATTGACGATCTGCTGGATGTATATATCGTGTACGATATAATTTTGCTTATCACCGTTACCATTGTATGCTTTGCTATCATTAAGGCTTATTATAATGCCTGGCCCCTGGACATCGGTGATACCAGCGAGAATTTCTGCCTTTTCTTTTTCAGAGATGAGAAGAGAATTTACATTAGCATTTTGTTTATACTTTTCAATCTGTGCTTTTAAGTCATTTATTTCATCTTCTAATAATTGAATGGACTGCTCTAATTGTACAATGGCACTAATCACGTTTTGATCGTCGCTTTCGTCTATTGCTCGAGCAGAAGGCTTATATGATGAGTACAATAGCAAAAATGCGACTACAAAACTTATCAATAGCGATTTTTTAATTCGCACGCGCATTTTCTCCATCTTCTCCTCTCCGATTTTACAATTTAATTATAAAAATACAAATATTAAAAAACTATTAAGTTTAATTTACAAAAAAAAGGCTATTTATTAGCCTTTTATTGTTCCATTATAGTATTTTGGCAATATATCAAATATATCTTCCTGCAGGCAAAAATCCACGTCATCTTTATAACCTATGCTGATGAGGTATTTATAATGAAAACAATTTTGCATAAGATTGTGCAGATCATGCCTGTTTTCTCTGTACAATAATAAGCTGGCATATGAGAGATCGTCTATGTCCGCACCATCTATTCTAGAGATGACAGCACCTACTGTTATCACATCTTCAAGAGAAAATTTGCGAGTCCCTTTTCCCTCCGTGCCCGCACACAGTATAACAGCATCCATTTTAACCTCATTTAAGTAATCAGCTACAGCTTTTACATTTAACATGCTGCAGATGATGATTTCTTTAGCCGATGATGCCTTTTTTATAGCTTTTGTTCCATTAGTAGTGGTAAGGATTATGGTTTTGCCCTTTACCACATCAGATGTGTATTCAAGCGGTGAATTTGAGAGGTCAAAGCCTTCAATGAGGACTCCATTTCTCTCACCGCCCAATAAATACGTATCTCTGTCCAGATTTTGAGCCAGGGACAGAGCCTCCTCTACTTCAGATACCGGGATTATCTCTTTACAGCCGTTGTTAATGGCTGTGACAATAGTGCTTGTGGCCCTCAAAGTATCTATTACGATGGTGATTTTATCCGCAAAATCTCTGGGGCTGGCGCTATCCAGAGTTTCATATGTATCAATTCTCATGCGCATTACACCTTCTTGTCGAAAAGATAAGGGATACAACGTTCAATTATAGCATAAAAATAGATTATTTACAATTTGTTAATAAACAAACCACAGATATGCCACAATTCTATCTTATAATCACTTAATAAAAAATATTTAAGGGGAGGGTAATGTGA of the Caldanaerobius fijiensis DSM 17918 genome contains:
- a CDS encoding DUF881 domain-containing protein, with translation MKNKFMSTVLYLMIISIAFLSGLYTKGLMAYTHTKSENINNNRQQLMENVLNREKNLYKSYEAEINQLRSEIESLKNNKIVDNGLEQEYKRAKELAGMTEVRGKGIIIYISDKNAEAQISADNLLEYLNIIKYAGAKAISINNQRIVATTGIYQAGPNMLVNKVPINSIGDYDYVIKAIGDPDQLYSFARVTNGLYDYLASLKINVKIEKSDDIIIPAYNGSTIIKYSKSID
- a CDS encoding HPr family phosphocarrier protein; protein product: MKRVNVDLHSIDRVKEFVEITSKYPFELDLISGRYVVDAKSIMGIFSLNLSKPIELVIHSDDEAEVAKFMEEIKEYVVK
- the metX gene encoding homoserine O-acetyltransferase MetX, with the translated sequence MIVEKKYLHLSKDEVTFTTESGYTFDELTIAYEVYGEPDIYKNNVVLVLHALSGDSHAAGKYREDDKKAGWWDGLIGPGKYIDTNEYCVICSNVLGGCQGTTGPSSINPRTGKPYAADFPKINIRDMVRVQKILLDKLGISHLRAVIGGSMGGMQALEWAVTYPTMMDKTIVIAATPALSPFNIAFNYLGLSAILNDPNWNGGYYYESGLKPDKGLSLARMIGMITYKSDELFDVRFGREKDPSGMFQCERYMEHHGQSFLQRFDANTYVYILRAMNEHDISKPYGSMKRALQRIDSDVLVIGIDTDIIYPPKYLKEFVSNLNKVGGCAVYKELSSIQGHDSFLVDIDLLGPIVKSFIQQEQTNREAKIVEL
- a CDS encoding adaptor protein MecA, with translation MKIEKISDNKLRILITASDLRERDLEVEDLYRDDSKAHSLFWDIIYQAYLEESFDVDDSRLIIEVAPISSDSFVIIVTRIPNNIISKKIVGESATLKNVYSFDTLEDLVFLSHRILGLFRGNSTLYKYKEKYVLVMFGYVTKRVQAIISEYGHKENTSEALLCEHGNKIIDKKAIETLCQYF
- a CDS encoding 2-phosphosulfolactate phosphatase, with product MRIDTYETLDSASPRDFADKITIVIDTLRATSTIVTAINNGCKEIIPVSEVEEALSLAQNLDRDTYLLGGERNGVLIEGFDLSNSPLEYTSDVVKGKTIILTTTNGTKAIKKASSAKEIIICSMLNVKAVADYLNEVKMDAVILCAGTEGKGTRKFSLEDVITVGAVISRIDGADIDDLSYASLLLYRENRHDLHNLMQNCFHYKYLISIGYKDDVDFCLQEDIFDILPKYYNGTIKG
- a CDS encoding YesL family protein; the protein is MLGGFFNRWYYGNEHKPDLKEEDIPKGGIARFFDVLKTHFWKLVQLNILLVVFSVPVITIGPALAGFNYVLRNYSLGRPVWVWSDFKDGALKNLKDSFIVSIINAVAAIVLYINFRFYSTVKLAVISVLARYLILTISFVFILMNIYIFPLLVTYQLRIRDVYKNAFIFTIIKLPHTIGILLLCIAIVILSVFLAYLPLFFISLSFIGLIINVYCRSVFYEYIDSRMEQLENTNSTKESDENSKGGNE
- a CDS encoding DUF881 domain-containing protein, whose translation is MEKMRVRIKKSLLISFVVAFLLLYSSYKPSARAIDESDDQNVISAIVQLEQSIQLLEDEINDLKAQIEKYKQNANVNSLLISEKEKAEILAGITDVQGPGIIISLNDSKAYNGNGDKQNYIVHDIYIQQIVNVLKTAGAEAISINGQRIIATSEIICMGPTVSVNKVDLVPPYIIKAIGNADVMLSSLNLDIFPYLESLKEQYGLDFSYQKNENIQIPKYSANA